One region of Trichosurus vulpecula isolate mTriVul1 chromosome 1, mTriVul1.pri, whole genome shotgun sequence genomic DNA includes:
- the PCMTD1 gene encoding protein-L-isoaspartate O-methyltransferase domain-containing protein 1 isoform X3 codes for MKILLKVGGILVMPIEDQLTQIMRTGQNTWESKNILAVSFAPLIQPNRNDNSKPDSVGLPPCAVRNLQDLARIYIRRTLRNFINDEMQAKGISQKAPPKRKRRRVKQRINTYVFVGNQLIPQTLDSEDEEKMEEDHKEEEEKDHSEALKPEEPPQNLLREKIMRLPLPESLKAYLTYFRDK; via the exons ATGAAAATATTATTGAAAGTGGGAGGCATTCTAGTCATGCCTATAGAAGATCAG ttaaCTCAGATTATGCGAACTGGACAGAATACCTGGGAAAGTAAAAACATCCTTGCTGTTTCGTTTGCTCCATTAATACAACCAAATAGGAATGACAATAGCAAACCAGATTCAGTGGGATTAC cCCCATGTGCTGTCAGGAATCTACAAGACTTGGCTAGGATTTACATTCGGCGAACACTTAGAAACTTCATAAATGATGAGATGCAAGCTAAGGGTATTTCTCAGAAGGCTCCTcccaaaagaaagaggaggagagttaAACAGAGAATtaacacatatgtatttgtgggCAATCAACTTATCCCTCAAACTCTCGACAGTGAGgatgaggaaaaaatggaagaagaccacaaagaagaggaagaaaaagaccaCAGTGAAGCCTTGAAGCCAGAGGAGCCCCCTCAAAATCTGTTAAGAGAGAAAATAATGAGACTACCCTTGCCTGAATCTTTAAAAGCATACTTGACATACTTTAGGGATAAATAA